The Miscanthus floridulus cultivar M001 chromosome 6, ASM1932011v1, whole genome shotgun sequence genomic interval GACTTCGTCGTGTATCTTTGATCATTAATTtcttctagatatattattaaaATCTTTTGAATATAAGATATTTTGCGAGTATTTTGAATACTAACGCTTCCAAACTAAACTGTACTCACTGAGTTCTAATTTCTTCTAGACATATAAGATACTTTGGCTTTATCCCAAGTCAAATTTATTATGACCAATGTATACAAAAAAATGGACCAACATCTACAACATAAAAATTGTTTCACTAACTTCTACATGAATTAGTGCGCTGATTTAAACTTGTAGATGTTAATACATTTTTGTAAGAACTTGATAAAAAATAGAGTGATTTAACTTTGGAGAAAGTCAAAGTGAACTATAGTTTAGAATGTATAGAGTAAAATAGTTATTAATTCGATGTTTATAGTCTTCAAAGTTTGACCAGATCTTGTCCTAAACAATAAGTAAGGTAGTAGTAGCTTGAatgctgttgctactactacctCATCATTTGGATAACAGAAGCGCATAAGCAAATGCTATAACCAAATAACCTAGATAACAGAACCATACACGATATAGAAACGAATGATCCACAAACCAAGAATATTTCAGGATGCTTGGAAGTTGGAAGCTACCTGTTTCTGTAGTAAACAAGAGCATACATGAGAAATGATCAGTAAAATTGAATTAAAAGATTCCATCATATcattttacatatatatattgttagaATAAATAAGGCAAAACCTGGATGTTAATTAAGACTTTCACTAAGAAACTTGATGGCTTGAAATTTGCTGTACATACCAACTGCCTCATACAGAGAGAAAAAACTGATCACATTTGGCTCTTCAGTAGTTCCTGAAGAGAAGCCATGCCCAATCTACCATAATCTCATTGTGTAACCGGACAGAACAGAGCCACAAAAACAAACAAGAGTATAACACCCATTTCAGATCTTTAAAAAACCATGATAAGTTTATGCATAATTCATCTTCTCTCCTATTTCTCTTCAAAATGAGTGTACATCAGACTCCATGCAAAACAGTCATAAAAAGTAAGAAAATCATTTTGATGAGGTAGAAGACGTGCATGCACATCCCACACTCTTAATCCATGAAGTTACCGGACAGATGCCCCTATAATTGACATATCTTCACCTGACGAAGTAATGGACAACAATATTGTACCTATGCTGGGCAATGATATTGTGTCTATGCCTGTCATGCCACGGTAATGCTCAAAGCACAAATGCTGCTATGATAAACCTTGCCACTAATTTGATTATAAAGTAACAAAAAAGCTGAATCTTCAAACTAACTTTAAGTTTCAGCAATATATTCCAATAAACACAAACGGGAGTACATTACATGCTCCTCAACCCCTACAAACCTTGATCTCCACCCTAATTATCATCAATAAAGAATAATACCTAGGTTATTTGTGTGTCAATCATTCATTTGCTTAAAATTTGCACTTCCCTGGTGTCCTAGCTGCTACTATGTACACAACTGCTGAGAAGGAAAATGGACAAGGATagacacacacacaacacaaaaATGAAGCAATGAAACTAAGGGAAATTTAATGCTCAGAACATATGATACCAATATGCCGTACTGCTCACTGGATAGGGAAATAACCATTGGCAACATGATCTCCTAACTAAGATAAGTTCCGCCACCAATGCCAGAAAATGATTGGGCCTCAAGACTCAAGCATCTGGAACTGATAGAAAGTATTGTGACATAAACGCCCTGAATCTTATTTTGTACTCCCTAGGTGAAATTACAGTTGGGGATAGATTCTTTGGAACAAAAAGAGATGTCTTCACCCAAGATTCCAGCTGTTTGTCCCAGGTATATTGTCTCAAATAATCTATAATTCCAAATACAAGCTCTTTCTTCTCTTTGTCAACTCCAACAAGCAAGGAGTAATCCATGACATTCATGCGCTGCAAGCACAAGGAAATACAAAATATAAGATTGAGGGCAAAATTATAGATAGTCCTATAAAATGAAGTATATAAACTCAATGAAAATTATTTCCTGGCAATAGGCACACATACACTTAGGAAAGATGTGTCGTTCCAAATAGCGCGTTCCATGAAGTTTTTAGTTTTTCCTTCAATGTAGATTGGCATGGTACGCATGTCTTCAATAAAATTTTGATCCAACAGCACCTTTTCAGGATTTTCTGAATCAGGAATATACCGTGAGAAAAGAGCACCCTTCAGGTCATATCTGCGTATTATATTATGTCCAAACAAAAGATTTTCCATAACCATGAAGTTAACCCTTGTCTCCTTGCCGTTCCTAGTTTCCTTAACCTTAAATAGTATCAGAAAGAAATACATCATAATATGCTAGGAGCAGTTCGTCCCACGGAGTTTCATGGAAGATTCGACGTACCTGATATATTCCCAGAATTTTCGCAAGACATGTAGGATTGCTTGAAACCTGAGATACACCAAAATGCTTGAAGTACTCAAGACCAAACTTTAAGAACGAGTCAAACTCAGTCTTCTTGATTTGTTTTATGATAAATCGGTCATCCATTGACTTCGCAAAGAAAACCTTACTCTTTCCACCCTGCGCGTTCCAGTTTTTGCAGCGGCTTATTGATGAAATATATGCAAGTTCTGATGGGCAACATATCTTCCGAAGATCATGGAATTGTTTTGCATATATACAAACGACAGTATATTTGCTTCTCAGAGCTATCTTTTCATTGTTCAGATCAATTTCGTGATGCAGATCTTTTAAAGCTGACAGAAATGAATCATAAAACCCTGATGTTGCTTCCTCAGGTGATACTGGTGATGCAAACCTTGAAAATTTATGGTTGTTTTCTAACGACTCATttggagacaacatggatgacaGCATAGAAGCATTTCTATCCAAGTTGCTAGATGCAGCTTCAGAATAGAACCCTTGTTGTTCAGATATAATTAGAGCGTAAGCAATAATGCTAGAAACCTCTTCCTCAGAAATTGAAAAAATATTACCACCACGGCCAGCTATAAAATGCCCCAAGTCCATTTGATGCTTTAATTGTGCCAATGATGAAGAACATGGGGTGTATTTGTTGATGAGGTAAAATTTATACAAAGAACCACCTTGAAGTTCTTTCTTGTATTCCATTTCCAATTGATTAAATTGATTCCAGACCCATTTTCCTGCATCATCACTTGGAATGACAACATAATGCATTTCATTTACATTGGATGCTGCAGGTTGTTCATCATTCGTAAATGGTATAGTGTTTAATTTCTCTGAACAATTATCATTAGCAATCTCCACAGAGGTTTCGAACTGGTCAGCAGCTTCGCCTAGAGAGGAAAGAGCTGATCTTACATCATGATCTTGATAACTGGGCAAATCGTGCTCTTTGGTTATTAGTTTATCAGTAAGATGAACCTTATCCAAAACTGTATCACCAAATGGATCTTCAGAGCCGTCAGAAGAATTTATAATTGTTTCCTTTCTTTCTGTTCCAATTTTCTTCACTAACGGTGTGTCCTGGATTGCAATACTTCCCAAACTCTTCAGCTCATTCTTTGCTGTGCTGTCATGAATGGAATTGTCTGAAGATGCAGTATTAACTTTAGTGTACTGCAGAATATGAAGCAACCGAAGATCCCAAATGTGGAACCCAAGAAGAAGTTGCTGGTACAGCCAGTTCAAACCAAGGATCCCATGTGCAAAACTCTCGGATATGGCAATTTGGCTAAACTCCCTCAGAGAAACCTTGTATACAGAGGATATGTTAACATACCAAAAAATAATCTGAAATATTTTGCATAAGGAAAACAGCTAATAGACAGAAAAATAGAATTGATGCAGGACGATTACCTCAACTTCATTTTTCTCTTGTGTGAGCATCCTAGACACCTGCAAAAGTAATCCCTCATCTACTGAAACGTTGGTGTCTTCCCCCATGGCTTGACTAGAGTATCTTGATCTTAAGTCTTGTATTACATTTTCAATTTCTGTGAAGAGTTGCTTCCATTTAAGAAGGACCTTAAAGAATAGAATGATGTTAGCATGCAATGGCTAAAGGAAAataaacagcagcagcagcaaatatGTTGCAGAAGCATACATTATTCACTTCGACATCAAGCCAATCCTTTTTGTTTTGGTTATTGAACTCCAAACTCAATGGAGGCTTACAAGCAGAATATATTTCTACAGATGAGTATCTGAACATAGCAACTTTGGATCCAAATCTGCAAGGCATAAAATGATGAAGAATATCAGTAAAATCatgaaaaaaaaaaatccctGTTTCATCTAAAAAAAATCCATGTTCATATGTATAGGAGCATAGGAGACATTTACCCAAAGAAACGTAGGCAGTCTCTATGAAGCAAATGCCCACATGTTGGTAGCTTCTTGGCAGCAGAGTGGGTTGAGAAGCTGAGTTCCAAGAACTTCCCAAACGACAGATTCCGAGCAGAGGAAGATATTATAACCCTATGGGTCGGCTTAGCATTGCATCTCAAGCATCTGGTCCACATCcaaattcttccttgagtttcacCAGAAAGTGTCAACTCCAAGGGAAGTCTTTTCACAAGAACAGTGAGAGTACCATTATGGTGGGTATAAGAGTACATGTGAGATTCTGGAGATTCACCACATGATAGGCAGTTGTGTTTCTGTAAAAAGTTTAGTTATTATTGGAAGACACAGCAAGTAAAATGAAGGATATCTTAAATTAACAAATAGTTAAGATGTATGACCTCATTAAGTAAAGTATCTTGCAAATATCGTCCAAGAGATGTATCGAAATACCCATAATAAGTTATCCGCGAAAGGTGACTCTGCTCACAAACAGCTTGGTTCCTGATATGTTGGCTAGACATTGAAATCAAGATGTCCTGAGTATTCAAAGCAGCTCCACTCTCAGCACGAATTACATCAAAAGTTCCCTGAAAATTGTCACTAGACAATTGCTTCCTATGCACCTCTTTGGAAGTATCAGTGAATGGTGAGCCATCAAAACCATCAGATGTGTTTGACTCGGCACAATCTGGTGATGACATGTCCTGCATAAAATTTGTCGAGGGATCTGAAACAGGCAGGGATGAATATGAGTGAATGCCTTTGCTGTCAATATGCTCTTCACCAGCAGGATCTTCAGATGTCATAGTTTTGGAATCATGAAGATGCAATGGTATTGATTTTTCAGTATGAATGATTTTTTCCTGATTAGGATACTGATCATCACAAGTTGGAGTGTTATTCATGGTGTCACTGTTTTTTGAACTATCATAACTGGGACCAAGCAGTAGTGGATTAGTTTTAAAGCACTTCTCTTTCCCTGTGGTAGTTTTGTCTGTCGTAAACAACTTTTGATCAGCAAAGAATGAAGTTTCAAGGATCAAATGGTAAGCTGCAAAGACAGTGAAATGAAGCACACGCTTAATCTTCTTAAGTTCTTCCCTTGTTGCTCCTTTCAGCAGTATCTACAGAACAAGTCAAACTAATCAGAACTAGCAAAACAGAAGGAGCACAATAAACAGGATGAGTCATGAGCAAAATGGGAAAAAAGCACATACAATGGACAACAGATGATATGATTTGCACTAGCACAACCTATAAAGCTCCAAATAGCAGACAAAGTATGACAGACAGGCAACATTAGTCATGTAATTCAATGCAATACTAAGTAAAATGAGTGCAACTGAATGGTGTTAGCCAACAGTGAATTTTGGTCTGTTAGCTTTTAGCATAGCCATCGAgagacaccccccccccccccccccctgataATTTTTTCTCCGTATTCTACTCCAGAATAGCTTCTTCTAGATATAACTCACACAGCAAATTAGTTTGTCCCATCTCACTAAGTCCATCAATAAATGCAAGGTAAGAATCACACACCCCTATTTGCCACATGTAGGATGGTCAGGCAAAGTGGTAGCACAAAAAGAAAATAACATCTGGCTAAATCGACTAAAATTTGTAATAATAAGAAAAAGGGGATCTGGATGTGAAAGACTTGGGAAATTGAATGACTGTCTGCAAATGATGGTGGAGACTTGAAAATGAAGAAGAAACTTGGCAGGACATTATCAAAATTAAATACGACAGTCTGCAAATGATGGTGGAGACTTGAAAATGAAGAAGAAACTTGGCAGGACATTATCAAAATTAAATACCTCCAGGGGCAGTCCATATGCACTGTGAAACACAGGCAGGAAGAGTCCCCTGTGTGGGCAGACCTGCTCAAAGTAAGGGAGCTGCAGCTCCAGGGCAGGACAATTGATACTAGAAATGGCCAAAATACTCTGTTTTAGAAGGACACCTTGCTCTATCCTGAACATTTATGTGTAAAATTTCAAACCATGTAACAACTGTGTGACCAACAGGATATCAGCGTAGAATGTTGCTTTTCAAGGGATATAAATCTATCTTCCAGGAGATGGCTCCCTGAATAGTTCAGGTCACAGTGGGATGCTGTGTGTGAGAAAGTGAGAAACTTTCCATTCAGAACCAAATATATCTGGTTGATGGAGAATAATGCAATTTTCACCAAAGATAACATGATTAAAAGAAACCGGAATGGAGAGCCTTCCTGTTATTTTTGTGATCAAGATGAAACAATTTCACCTCGGCTCTTCTTTGAATGTCCAGTGGCAAAGATGGTGTGGAGTGTTGTTGGACATTGTTTTGGTGCTAACAACATACCAAGGGACCTTGCGCAATGCTGGGTTTGGGTTAAGATCGAATTGGTTACCTAATAGGAGCAAAGTACACACATTTGAGATAGCACTAATTTGCTGGGCTATCTGGAAAACATGAAACGAAGTTTGTTTCGATGGAAAATTTTATTAAAGCCCCAGATGAAATCATCTTTTATCCTTACCCTGATGTGTGAGCATGATTATATCAAGTGGAGGCTGATGACTATGGGTAGCTTCTTTCACTATCACCAAACAAGCAAAAATGAAACATAAGCAATTTTTCAGAAAATATCTCAAGCGAACCGGCGAACCTTCTTTAAAAAACAAAAAGAGTCCAACCCATGCAGTGTGAAAAAACCAAATCTGTACACCAAATGCAGCCCAAGGGGACCATTAAAAGATATGTCTAATCCATGCACTCGAGCAATTAAAAACCCCAGACTACATAAATCGAAAAGACTACATACAAATAAGTAAGAAAGAGAAAACATACCGTGCATCCCAGAGGTCTTGGAAAACCCTCTAGAAATAAAAATGTTTTGCATGATTTCTTTCCGTCTTCTCCAGTAATATTATGCTCTTCAACAAACTTTTCAAAATGGAGAGACTCACACTGCTTAATAAGACTGGGTTTCGTAAGAACACTCTGCAACGATACAATTGGAGAGCCAATGCAACGAGCAATTCTTTCCAGCCGACGAGTATTCATGTCACTTACTACCGTAACTCCTCGTTTCTGAATATAttcatttacgttacaggaaacTGCTTTCTCGACCAATATAACATCAGGCCGGCATTTGACTATCACTTCATAAAGCGTTCTCTCCAGCTGATCATTTTCCTGGTCAATGCAGACGAAGAGGAATTTTGTAAAACTCACCTACTATGTGTTGTTTTATCTAtgcaatgaaaaaaaaactttggctAAGAACCTAAGAGTATGAATGCAGACCTGTTTCATCGAATTTATTGATGATAGCCCTGTTGACGAATGGCCAAGGGCGCCCTGAAGAAGGAACAGTTTTGGATGCTTTACATTGGCACGCATCTGTTTATGTGCAGCACTCTTCTTAAAAACAAGACCATTGATCACTTCACTATCAAAGGAACAAAGAAAGGGAACCAAATTGAGAGACAATGTAAGGATAAGGAAAGAACACTACAATATCAATTTGTTACCTCTGCTGGTAAGATCCTGAAGCTATGCATTTCACCTTCACATACGAACCAGGATCCATTGCATTTCCGGAATTGGCATCAGGTTTGACAAGTAATGCAGCATCCCATGACAATGACGCAACAATATCAAGCCAGTTTTGATCGGTGCCTCCATCAGATAAAGAGAGCCCTTCAGCAGCCAAGAAGCGACTTACTAGGATCTTGAATTGCCCATTCATGACTTCTGACATTACTTTCTGCAATTGGTCTTCACGGCTTTCCTTGTTTCTCTCTGCTAAGTTAACCTTGAAACTTGACCTACCCCACCCAGTGCTGTTAGTGCCACTCTCGTCATCATCATTAGAAACAGTGTCAAAGTCATCTTCCTTATTTTCTGGTTCTGGTGGTAACCAAATGAGAGGATCTGCATCAAAACTGGGCAATAATAGCGGGTACAGGCATTCGTTTTCATTTTCAAAGTGAGTACCATGTTTCATTTCAGGTTCGGTATTCGATATATTGTTATGAACTATTGCATTTTCCACGGTACTGCTGGGTTCATCCATAACTTGTTCATTCAATGGAAAAATATCACCACCTGGCATGGGAGGGCTAGTGATCTGTTCAACAACTATCACACCTGATTGTTTATGATCAATATCTTCCACTGGTACACCACATTTCGTTCTTACCAGTTGATCATCGGATTGGATATCTTTTCTCTCCTCAGAAGATACATCCGAATCCAATGAAATATTAATGGCATCAAAATTTCCCTTGGTGGAGTCTTCATGTCTCTCCAACTGTTGTTCAGCAGATGAAATATATTGTTTTACTGGAATGGAAAAAATAGCACAGTCATCAGCAATATCCTTAAATTGACATTCTTCCACTCGTACTGAACTCCCTTCTTGCTCCATAAAATCATTGCTTAATAGGTTATCATGATGAAATTGACCAGTATCTTGGAGATAAATCTCCTCTTCAGAATCAGAATCTGTTAGAGAGCCACCTAATGAAGATAAAAACCATAGAGAAATTATGGTTATCTAAGAAAATGGTGTTAAATGATACAAATAATCATATCACTAATTTAAGAGAGGAGTGCTCCAACACTCACCAAGGCTTGAAAAGCAACTGGCAAAGCTTGAGAAAGAATTTTCTCGGGTAAAAATAGGGGTGCCATAAGGAGTGCTGCAAGGGCTCGAGTCCATGGTTAACCAGTTGATCTCACCAGTAACAATTGATGATCCCTCACCATGGTCACACATCTTGCAGCAAGATGTGCTGCAGGTCAGGTCGATATGAGCTTCATTCATGGTTGTCTCTTCTGATGCACATGCGTGACACATTTTACTCATGACACAACTTCACTGCATTATTGTGCTAGCATGCCAC includes:
- the LOC136456931 gene encoding putative 1-phosphatidylinositol-3-phosphate 5-kinase FAB1D isoform X1, translated to MSKMCHACASEETTMNEAHIDLTCSTSCCKMCDHGEGSSIVTGEINWLTMDSSPCSTPYGTPIFTRENSFSSFASCFSSLGGSLTDSDSEEEIYLQDTGQFHHDNLLSNDFMEQEGSSVRVEECQFKDIADDCAIFSIPVKQYISSAEQQLERHEDSTKGNFDAINISLDSDVSSEERKDIQSDDQLVRTKCGVPVEDIDHKQSGVIVVEQITSPPMPGGDIFPLNEQVMDEPSSTVENAIVHNNISNTEPEMKHGTHFENENECLYPLLLPSFDADPLIWLPPEPENKEDDFDTVSNDDDESGTNSTGWGRSSFKVNLAERNKESREDQLQKVMSEVMNGQFKILVSRFLAAEGLSLSDGGTDQNWLDIVASLSWDAALLVKPDANSGNAMDPGSYVKVKCIASGSYQQSEVINGLVFKKSAAHKQMRANVKHPKLFLLQGALGHSSTGLSSINSMKQENDQLERTLYEVIVKCRPDVILVEKAVSCNVNEYIQKRGVTVVSDMNTRRLERIARCIGSPIVSLQSVLTKPSLIKQCESLHFEKFVEEHNITGEDGKKSCKTFLFLEGFPRPLGCTILLKGATREELKKIKRVLHFTVFAAYHLILETSFFADQKLFTTDKTTTGKEKCFKTNPLLLGPSYDSSKNSDTMNNTPTCDDQYPNQEKIIHTEKSIPLHLHDSKTMTSEDPAGEEHIDSKGIHSYSSLPVSDPSTNFMQDMSSPDCAESNTSDGFDGSPFTDTSKEVHRKQLSSDNFQGTFDVIRAESGAALNTQDILISMSSQHIRNQAVCEQSHLSRITYYGYFDTSLGRYLQDTLLNEKHNCLSCGESPESHMYSYTHHNGTLTVLVKRLPLELTLSGETQGRIWMWTRCLRCNAKPTHRVIISSSARNLSFGKFLELSFSTHSAAKKLPTCGHLLHRDCLRFFGFGSKVAMFRYSSVEIYSACKPPLSLEFNNQNKKDWLDVEVNNVLLKWKQLFTEIENVIQDLRSRYSSQAMGEDTNVSVDEGLLLQVSRMLTQEKNEVEVSLREFSQIAISESFAHGILGLNWLYQQLLLGFHIWDLRLLHILQYTKVNTASSDNSIHDSTAKNELKSLGSIAIQDTPLVKKIGTERKETIINSSDGSEDPFGDTVLDKVHLTDKLITKEHDLPSYQDHDVRSALSSLGEAADQFETSVEIANDNCSEKLNTIPFTNDEQPAASNVNEMHYVVIPSDDAGKWVWNQFNQLEMEYKKELQGGSLYKFYLINKYTPCSSSLAQLKHQMDLGHFIAGRGGNIFSISEEEVSSIIAYALIISEQQGFYSEAASSNLDRNASMLSSMLSPNESLENNHKFSRFASPVSPEEATSGFYDSFLSALKDLHHEIDLNNEKIALRSKYTVVCIYAKQFHDLRKICCPSELAYISSISRCKNWNAQGGKSKVFFAKSMDDRFIIKQIKKTEFDSFLKFGLEYFKHFGVSQVSSNPTCLAKILGIYQVKETRNGKETRVNFMVMENLLFGHNIIRRYDLKGALFSRYIPDSENPEKVLLDQNFIEDMRTMPIYIEGKTKNFMERAIWNDTSFLSRMNVMDYSLLVGVDKEKKELVFGIIDYLRQYTWDKQLESWVKTSLFVPKNLSPTVISPREYKIRFRAFMSQYFLSVPDA
- the LOC136456931 gene encoding putative 1-phosphatidylinositol-3-phosphate 5-kinase FAB1D isoform X2, coding for MSKMCHACASEETTMNEAHIDLTCSTSCCKMCDHGEGSSIVTGEINWLTMDSSPCSTPYGTPIFTRENSFSSFASCFSSLGGSLTDSDSEEEIYLQDTGQFHHDNLLSNDFMEQEGSSVRVEECQFKDIADDCAIFSIPVKQYISSAEQQLERHEDSTKGNFDAINISLDSDVSSEERKDIQSDDQLVRTKCGVPVEDIDHKQSGVIVVEQITSPPMPGGDIFPLNEQVMDEPSSTVENAIVHNNISNTEPEMKHGTHFENENECLYPLLLPSFDADPLIWLPPEPENKEDDFDTVSNDDDESGTNSTGWGRSSFKVNLAERNKESREDQLQKVMSEVMNGQFKILVSRFLAAEGLSLSDGGTDQNWLDIVASLSWDAALLVKPDANSGNAMDPGSYVKVKCIASGSYQQSEVINGLVFKKSAAHKQMRANVKHPKLFLLQGALGHSSTGLSSINSMKQILLKGATREELKKIKRVLHFTVFAAYHLILETSFFADQKLFTTDKTTTGKEKCFKTNPLLLGPSYDSSKNSDTMNNTPTCDDQYPNQEKIIHTEKSIPLHLHDSKTMTSEDPAGEEHIDSKGIHSYSSLPVSDPSTNFMQDMSSPDCAESNTSDGFDGSPFTDTSKEVHRKQLSSDNFQGTFDVIRAESGAALNTQDILISMSSQHIRNQAVCEQSHLSRITYYGYFDTSLGRYLQDTLLNEKHNCLSCGESPESHMYSYTHHNGTLTVLVKRLPLELTLSGETQGRIWMWTRCLRCNAKPTHRVIISSSARNLSFGKFLELSFSTHSAAKKLPTCGHLLHRDCLRFFGFGSKVAMFRYSSVEIYSACKPPLSLEFNNQNKKDWLDVEVNNVLLKWKQLFTEIENVIQDLRSRYSSQAMGEDTNVSVDEGLLLQVSRMLTQEKNEVEVSLREFSQIAISESFAHGILGLNWLYQQLLLGFHIWDLRLLHILQYTKVNTASSDNSIHDSTAKNELKSLGSIAIQDTPLVKKIGTERKETIINSSDGSEDPFGDTVLDKVHLTDKLITKEHDLPSYQDHDVRSALSSLGEAADQFETSVEIANDNCSEKLNTIPFTNDEQPAASNVNEMHYVVIPSDDAGKWVWNQFNQLEMEYKKELQGGSLYKFYLINKYTPCSSSLAQLKHQMDLGHFIAGRGGNIFSISEEEVSSIIAYALIISEQQGFYSEAASSNLDRNASMLSSMLSPNESLENNHKFSRFASPVSPEEATSGFYDSFLSALKDLHHEIDLNNEKIALRSKYTVVCIYAKQFHDLRKICCPSELAYISSISRCKNWNAQGGKSKVFFAKSMDDRFIIKQIKKTEFDSFLKFGLEYFKHFGVSQVSSNPTCLAKILGIYQVKETRNGKETRVNFMVMENLLFGHNIIRRYDLKGALFSRYIPDSENPEKVLLDQNFIEDMRTMPIYIEGKTKNFMERAIWNDTSFLSRMNVMDYSLLVGVDKEKKELVFGIIDYLRQYTWDKQLESWVKTSLFVPKNLSPTVISPREYKIRFRAFMSQYFLSVPDA